From Sardina pilchardus chromosome 9, fSarPil1.1, whole genome shotgun sequence, a single genomic window includes:
- the etnk2 gene encoding ethanolamine kinase 2: METEIHVPVGSPAIRKFPIFVDEHNVVGGAMKLIKELRPAWDIKLVKTKLFTDGTTNKLVGCYTEADPEDVVLVRVYGNRTELIVDRDNELRSFQVLHANGCAPRLYCSFQNGICYEFMQGDALGTQDVRDPVLRRLIAREMARIHAIHAHNGCIPKPNLWIKMRKYFSLVATEFTAEASNSRIQQEVPSQEILEQEMAWMKEHLSQLGSPVVLCHNDLLCKNIIHNDKEGHVRFIDYEYSSYNYQAFDIGNHFNEFAGMSEPDFGLYPSRDMQLEWLHTYLQNYKLYTKKGEEVSQQELETLYVQVNKFALASHFFWGFWALIQAKYSSIDFDFLGYAVLRFNQYFKTKPALMALTVPE; this comes from the exons ATGGAGACGGAAATACACGTGCCTGTTGGTTCACCGGCAATAAGAAAATTTCCAATATTTGTCGACGAACATAATGTTGTCGGTGGAGCCATGAAGTTAATAAAAGAGCTGCGACCAGCATGGGACATAAAGCTCGTAAAGACCAAG CTCTTCACCGACGGCACGACCAACAAGCTCGTGGGCTGCTACACCGAGGCGGACCCGGAGGACGTGGTGCTGGTGCGCGTCTACGGCAACCGCACGGAGCTGATCGTGGACCGGGACAACGAGCTGCGCAGCTTCCAGGTCCTCCACGCCAACGGCTGCGCCCCGCGCCTCTACTGCTCCTTCCAGAACGGCATCTGCTACGAGTTCATGCAGGGCGACGCGCTGGGCACGCAGGACGTCCGGGACCCCGTGCTGCGGAG ACTCATAGCCAGAGAGATGGCACGCATCCACGCTATCCATGCCCACAACGGCTGCATCCCCAAACCCAACCTGTGGATCAAGATGCGCAAGTACTTCTCCCTAGTGGCCACAGAATTCACCGCAGAGGCTTCCAACAGCAG AATCCAACAGGAAGTTCCCAGCCAGGAAATACTGGAACAGGAAATGGCCTGGATGAAGGAGCACCTCTCTCAGCTGGGTTCTCCTGTTGTGCTGTGCCACAATGACCTGCTCTGTAAAAACATCATCCACAACGACAAAGAAG GCCATGTCCGGTTCATAGATTATGAATATTCTAGTTATAATTACCAGGCCTTTGACATTGGAAACCACTTCAATGAATTCGCTG GCATGAGTGAGCCAGATTTCGGCCTGTACCCCAGCCGGGACATGCAGTTGGAATGGCTCCACACGTACTTGCAGAACTACAAACTGTACAccaagaaaggagaggaagtcaGTCAGCAGGAGCTGGAGACTCTCTACGTGCAAGTCAACAAGTTCGCCCTG GCCTCGCATTTCTTCTGGGGTTTCTGGGCACTAATCCAGGCCAAATACTCCTCCATCGACTTCGACTTCCTCGG GTACGCTGTGCTCCGCTTCAATCAGTACTTCAAGACCAAGCCTGCCCTCATGGCCCTGACCGTCCCCGAGTGA